A genomic window from Candidatus Pelagisphaera phototrophica includes:
- a CDS encoding amidase, whose translation MLKLGRIHLIYFALSAFFLSKVSSETFDLSTATITDINDAIDAGVLSSEKLVQLYLKRIDAYDKKGPAVNCVIHIDENALELARELDIERIEKGRRSPIHGIPILLKDLIDVAGQPTTGGFVPLGAPIPDRNATIVTRMQEAGGIILGKVSTSNWFGNDFDETHPIGASKNPYNLEYSPGGSSNGSGVAMAAYFATLAIGTDTSVSVQNPSANCSLVGMVGTYGMVSRSGIIPRGATQDRPGPMGRSVFDVATLFSVISGWDAEDFTTFNPIGHFPMSDWAEELSKDSLVGKRIGVLREMIPVADEYKEALSIFDEALIDLRKAGAFIVDPILTGNPTIADDTSQPRLRTAEYEKIHYTNAYLARLGAKAPFKNVADWMEAVGEDKFTQRMVDAMSLESPDKSLDYQARYRTRKMYIALIEELFERYDLDAIAQPFQVAPAPRLDRKRGPSREWWIASPATNNLSSSLGFPAVVVPGGYTQAEGLPIAIQFMGKRFTDLEVLKVAHGYEQTTMKRKTPASTPRLNGEIIKY comes from the coding sequence ATGCTTAAGCTCGGAAGAATACACCTTATCTATTTTGCATTATCGGCCTTTTTTTTAAGCAAGGTCTCTTCAGAAACTTTTGACCTTTCTACGGCTACTATTACGGACATCAATGATGCGATTGATGCAGGTGTCCTATCTTCCGAAAAGCTGGTGCAGCTATACCTCAAGCGTATAGATGCATACGACAAGAAGGGCCCTGCAGTAAATTGCGTAATTCACATTGATGAGAACGCTCTGGAGCTGGCTAGGGAGCTAGATATCGAAAGAATTGAAAAAGGAAGACGCTCACCCATCCACGGTATCCCAATCCTTCTAAAAGATCTCATTGATGTAGCTGGCCAACCGACTACGGGAGGATTCGTTCCCTTGGGGGCTCCAATACCTGACCGTAATGCGACGATCGTTACTAGAATGCAAGAGGCAGGCGGGATTATACTTGGCAAGGTATCTACCTCTAATTGGTTCGGCAACGATTTCGATGAAACACATCCAATAGGTGCGAGCAAAAACCCTTACAATTTAGAGTATTCGCCGGGTGGCTCGTCAAATGGTAGTGGAGTGGCGATGGCGGCCTACTTCGCAACTCTTGCCATCGGAACTGATACTAGCGTTTCTGTTCAAAATCCATCTGCTAACTGCAGTCTTGTTGGAATGGTTGGTACATATGGCATGGTAAGTCGTTCAGGGATAATTCCGCGCGGAGCTACACAGGATCGTCCTGGACCGATGGGCCGTAGTGTCTTCGATGTTGCAACCTTATTTAGCGTTATCTCCGGATGGGACGCGGAGGATTTTACTACTTTTAATCCGATTGGACATTTCCCGATGAGTGATTGGGCAGAAGAGCTGTCGAAGGATTCGCTCGTCGGAAAACGAATTGGTGTACTCAGGGAAATGATACCCGTAGCCGACGAATATAAAGAGGCACTCTCAATTTTTGACGAAGCATTAATCGACTTGCGAAAGGCCGGTGCATTCATTGTTGATCCAATTCTAACGGGAAACCCCACAATCGCTGATGATACTTCCCAACCCCGACTTCGTACGGCTGAGTATGAAAAAATACACTACACGAACGCTTATCTGGCTCGTCTTGGTGCTAAAGCACCTTTCAAAAACGTCGCCGATTGGATGGAAGCGGTAGGAGAGGACAAATTTACTCAGCGTATGGTTGATGCCATGTCACTTGAATCACCAGACAAGAGTCTCGACTATCAGGCCCGGTACCGCACAAGAAAGATGTATATAGCTTTGATCGAAGAACTTTTTGAGCGTTATGATCTAGATGCTATTGCCCAACCGTTTCAAGTTGCCCCCGCGCCGCGTCTAGATCGAAAGCGTGGGCCAAGCAGAGAATGGTGGATTGCTAGTCCAGCAACAAACAATCTTTCTTCTTCATTAGGTTTTCCAGCGGTAGTTGTCCCTGGAGGTTATACTCAAGCTGAAGGGCTTCCAATAGCTATCCAATTTATGGGAAAACGGTTTACGGATCTAGAGGTACTTAAAGTCGCTCATGGCTACGAGCAAACGACGATGAAACGCAAAACGCCCGCTTCTACTCCACGTTTAAACGGAGAAATTATAAAATATTAA
- a CDS encoding asparaginase: MLRLVLTFGEKIFLREKATYIIAEMMLNLFSNLRRLVLGSFILLSSMTMSASKSNIHVLGTGGTISGAAPSPEMLSGYESGTFPVVELLKEVPEVSDFARVTSEQIINVGSGSINGEVLLKLANRINKLCKEKPEIDGYVVTHGTGTLEETAYFLNLTILSDKPVVIVGAMRPWTATSGDGPLNLYNAIRVASAPESRGKGALIVLNDEINSARDGTKTDTYRVETFNSREYGFLGYADPDKVVYYRKPLKRHTFQTEFDITDVVSLPKVDIVYGYQEGSRGSVDGLVASGSVGIIAASRSPDISVALEEAQRKGITVVRSDRKGQGRVLNSESRLKEGTISGDNLRPQKARILLQLALTKTSEPTEIQRIFNQY, translated from the coding sequence TTGCTCCGACTAGTCCTTACGTTTGGCGAGAAAATATTCCTCCGTGAGAAGGCAACATATATAATAGCAGAAATGATGTTAAATTTATTCTCAAACTTAAGGCGATTGGTATTAGGCTCATTCATATTGCTGTCATCGATGACAATGTCTGCATCGAAATCTAATATACATGTCTTGGGAACCGGCGGAACAATTTCGGGAGCAGCTCCGAGCCCAGAAATGCTTTCAGGATACGAGTCTGGCACTTTTCCAGTAGTGGAGCTTTTGAAGGAAGTGCCAGAAGTATCTGATTTCGCTCGGGTAACAAGCGAGCAGATAATAAACGTTGGATCAGGTAGTATTAATGGGGAAGTTCTTCTGAAGCTTGCTAATCGAATAAATAAACTCTGCAAAGAAAAGCCGGAAATTGATGGTTATGTTGTTACCCATGGAACAGGAACATTAGAAGAGACCGCATATTTTCTAAATCTAACAATTTTAAGTGACAAGCCAGTTGTGATTGTCGGTGCGATGCGTCCTTGGACTGCAACGAGTGGAGATGGACCTTTAAATCTCTACAATGCCATAAGAGTCGCTTCAGCCCCGGAATCTCGCGGAAAAGGGGCTTTGATAGTCCTGAACGATGAAATAAACTCCGCCAGAGATGGAACGAAAACGGATACTTACCGCGTGGAGACTTTCAATTCAAGAGAGTATGGATTTCTCGGATATGCCGACCCAGATAAGGTCGTTTATTATCGCAAACCGCTTAAACGGCATACTTTTCAAACGGAGTTTGATATTACGGACGTTGTCTCTCTTCCGAAAGTTGACATTGTTTACGGTTATCAGGAAGGATCCAGAGGGTCGGTTGATGGCCTTGTTGCTTCGGGGTCAGTGGGAATCATCGCAGCATCTAGGTCGCCGGATATTTCAGTCGCATTAGAAGAAGCTCAGCGAAAAGGAATAACTGTCGTTCGCAGCGATCGTAAGGGCCAAGGTCGAGTCCTCAATAGTGAGAGCCGGCTAAAGGAGGGAACAATCAGTGGTGATAATCTGAGACCACAAAAAGCAAGGATACTACTTCAACTTGCTTTGACCAAGACTAGCGAACCAACCGAGATTCAAAGGATTTTTAATCAGTATTGA
- a CDS encoding asparaginase, with the protein MISKKILQVFLIPSVVLISFASAYAGLPKVVVLGTGGTIQSKGDTRMTRYDYRAGRFDISEIIDLIPQVKKIAELEAEQFTNIGSPSMTPDIWKSLAERINETALRSDVSGFVLTHGTNTLEETAYFLHLTVQTDKPVVIVGAQRPSTSISADGPMNFYNAVQVAASPEARDKGVLICMNQQINSAREGTKTSAYKVEAFQSRDLGLLGVVDPDGVHFLRAPVRRHTYLSEFDVSDISSFPRIDVVPSFADAAGDLITFLASAGAEGIVLAGHGAGGASPAQGEAFKTATSNGVIAIACSRTGSGRVIESSRMLEYGLIAGDNLLPHKARILLMLAIASGKSERSELIRIFDQY; encoded by the coding sequence ATGATAAGTAAGAAAATATTACAGGTATTTTTAATACCTTCCGTTGTTTTAATTTCCTTCGCCTCAGCTTATGCTGGTTTGCCAAAAGTCGTTGTCCTCGGGACGGGGGGTACTATCCAGAGCAAAGGTGACACTCGTATGACGCGGTACGACTATCGCGCGGGCCGATTCGATATTTCTGAGATAATAGATTTAATTCCACAAGTTAAAAAAATAGCTGAACTTGAAGCCGAACAGTTTACGAATATTGGAAGCCCGAGTATGACCCCTGATATTTGGAAGAGTCTAGCGGAAAGAATCAACGAAACTGCACTGCGTTCAGATGTATCCGGTTTTGTACTAACACACGGGACCAACACACTAGAGGAAACCGCTTATTTTCTGCATCTTACTGTGCAGACAGACAAACCGGTTGTGATCGTGGGTGCTCAGCGTCCTTCAACTTCGATCAGCGCAGACGGACCCATGAATTTTTACAACGCCGTTCAGGTTGCTGCATCACCTGAAGCGCGCGACAAGGGGGTTCTGATCTGCATGAATCAGCAGATCAATAGTGCGAGAGAGGGCACAAAAACGAGTGCGTATAAAGTGGAAGCTTTCCAGTCGAGAGACCTCGGGTTATTGGGGGTTGTCGACCCAGATGGGGTTCATTTTCTGAGGGCACCTGTGCGTCGCCATACCTACCTATCCGAATTTGATGTGAGCGATATTTCCTCTTTCCCACGAATTGACGTAGTACCGTCTTTCGCGGACGCGGCGGGGGACCTCATTACCTTCCTGGCTAGTGCGGGAGCGGAAGGGATAGTCCTTGCGGGTCATGGTGCTGGAGGAGCATCGCCGGCTCAAGGCGAAGCTTTTAAGACTGCAACAAGCAATGGAGTTATAGCTATCGCCTGTTCCAGAACTGGAAGCGGCCGAGTGATAGAAAGCTCGCGGATGCTGGAGTATGGTTTGATCGCAGGAGATAACCTTCTGCCTCACAAGGCACGCATTCTTCTCATGCTGGCTATAGCAAGCGGGAAGAGCGAAAGATCTGAGCTCATTCGCATCTTTGACCAATACTAA
- a CDS encoding amidase family protein: MTYSRFISLILLSIILIASAVAERVRIPLHEATIFDIQKAFDQGTLTSEELVGMYLKRIEKYDQQGPALNSILTLNEEAITEARKLDIERSKTGARSLLHGIPIIPKDNFDTADMPTTGGFKGLKDSIPVRDAFTIRRLRESGAIILAKSNLDEFNSGSSGTSGLGGQVLNPYNLSKVPGGSSAGSGAAIAAVFGQVGLGTETGSSIRNPSTKNNLVGIASTNGLVSRAGIVPSSIILDRAGPMARSVTDAAIVLQYMAGMDAADLTTIASVGKMPVNGYHSFLDVDALKGSRIGVLRANFGSDPEDAEALSQIDKAIDSLAEGGATLLDPIPVGSIDMFEMLRTVSGSSGERAEAMNHYLAGRGPDVPVKTMQEIVGSGLALGKLQERLDESLREAPMYRNPDYANFVRNREAFKKLVISWFKNYELDAIIYPYQTKPVYTIEQAAPNQGETRSEFNNYDVMGRGTRMSTATGFPGITVPAGFTASDGMPVGLEFLGRPFDEGKLIGICFAYEQGFSMRKLPSITPPLEAEWIEFDK; encoded by the coding sequence ATGACTTATAGCAGATTCATAAGTTTAATACTTTTATCCATTATTCTGATTGCATCAGCAGTAGCCGAACGAGTTAGGATTCCTTTGCATGAGGCCACGATCTTCGATATCCAAAAAGCCTTCGATCAAGGAACTTTGACGTCGGAAGAGTTGGTCGGAATGTATTTAAAGAGGATTGAAAAATACGATCAACAAGGACCGGCTTTGAATTCGATTCTTACTCTTAACGAAGAAGCAATAACAGAGGCAAGGAAACTAGATATTGAGCGTTCAAAAACGGGTGCCCGCAGCTTGTTGCACGGTATTCCCATAATTCCGAAGGACAACTTTGACACCGCGGATATGCCTACAACTGGTGGTTTCAAGGGACTAAAAGATTCTATTCCGGTACGAGATGCTTTTACCATTCGAAGGCTAAGGGAAAGTGGAGCAATAATCCTGGCTAAATCAAATCTGGACGAGTTTAACAGTGGCTCAAGTGGGACAAGCGGTCTGGGTGGTCAGGTACTCAACCCTTACAATCTTTCTAAAGTTCCTGGTGGCTCGAGTGCAGGGTCGGGAGCAGCGATAGCGGCAGTGTTTGGCCAGGTCGGTCTAGGAACGGAAACGGGTTCTTCAATCCGTAATCCTTCTACTAAAAATAATCTAGTGGGTATAGCGTCTACCAATGGTTTGGTTAGTCGAGCGGGTATTGTTCCTAGTTCCATAATTCTCGACCGTGCTGGGCCGATGGCACGAAGCGTAACGGATGCAGCGATTGTACTTCAATACATGGCTGGAATGGACGCGGCCGATCTAACGACGATTGCAAGCGTTGGCAAAATGCCGGTAAATGGCTATCATTCGTTCCTTGATGTGGACGCCCTGAAGGGTTCGCGGATCGGAGTTCTTCGAGCCAACTTTGGAAGTGATCCAGAGGATGCAGAAGCACTTTCTCAAATCGATAAAGCCATCGATTCTCTAGCAGAGGGCGGGGCGACTCTGTTAGATCCAATCCCTGTCGGAAGTATAGATATGTTTGAAATGCTCCGAACGGTTAGTGGCTCTAGCGGTGAGCGTGCAGAAGCTATGAATCATTATCTCGCTGGTCGCGGGCCGGATGTTCCGGTAAAAACAATGCAGGAAATAGTCGGCAGTGGATTGGCACTCGGCAAACTTCAAGAAAGGTTGGATGAATCTCTTCGTGAGGCGCCAATGTACAGAAATCCGGACTACGCTAACTTCGTTCGAAACCGGGAAGCATTCAAGAAGCTAGTAATATCATGGTTCAAAAATTACGAGCTAGACGCGATTATTTACCCATACCAAACAAAGCCAGTTTACACAATAGAACAAGCCGCACCAAATCAGGGCGAAACGCGGTCCGAATTCAATAATTATGATGTAATGGGTCGCGGCACTCGAATGAGCACGGCCACGGGTTTTCCTGGTATCACCGTGCCTGCAGGATTTACTGCCAGCGATGGCATGCCTGTAGGATTGGAATTTCTTGGTAGACCATTTGATGAGGGAAAATTAATCGGTATTTGCTTCGCTTATGAGCAGGGTTTCAGTATGAGGAAGCTTCCCTCGATTACACCCCCTCTTGAAGCAGAATGGATTGAGTTCGATAAATAA
- a CDS encoding ABC transporter substrate-binding protein — MKVLSVGYLSSLSATPLLVCEQKGWFNELGFELKPRRQIGWSSLAKNLFGGELSASIMHPSMLIAKAAHSLGNTLSVRGCLVVGFGGDGLVGKTSRREQLTLASIDEKIRFGTFSPDFPDFCAVKSLHPIGYSGSFIQQIEKVPVPACCGVELIESGFIDMYYTYQPWIKIAEKKGVGYNISIEENKTACHASRILVFDDQLIGRDRVFLEDLRAIIEKASDWICNPSNADELYEILKQEEWPLTKEEILSLFKGRENSTNLQTGFQCGALTTRSINLSNEDIRSFWNWYNCSVDDRGFANNIPIPDWVYDLYYIS; from the coding sequence ATGAAAGTACTCAGTGTTGGTTATTTAAGCTCTTTATCAGCTACTCCATTGCTCGTTTGTGAGCAAAAGGGATGGTTCAATGAGCTTGGTTTTGAGCTAAAGCCGAGACGTCAAATCGGTTGGTCGTCCTTGGCGAAAAACTTATTTGGTGGGGAACTATCTGCCTCAATAATGCATCCATCGATGCTAATCGCAAAAGCAGCCCATTCGCTAGGCAACACTCTTAGCGTTAGGGGTTGTTTGGTCGTTGGGTTTGGGGGAGACGGACTAGTTGGAAAAACCAGTCGTAGAGAGCAACTAACTTTAGCGTCAATTGATGAGAAAATTCGTTTCGGCACCTTCAGCCCAGATTTTCCAGACTTTTGTGCGGTAAAATCACTGCATCCTATTGGTTATTCAGGTTCTTTCATCCAACAAATTGAAAAGGTTCCTGTTCCAGCCTGTTGTGGCGTGGAACTGATAGAATCAGGTTTCATTGACATGTACTACACCTACCAGCCATGGATAAAAATCGCAGAAAAAAAAGGTGTGGGATACAATATAAGTATTGAGGAAAATAAGACGGCATGCCATGCTTCAAGGATCCTTGTATTCGATGATCAGCTAATTGGGCGCGATCGAGTTTTTTTAGAAGATTTAAGAGCTATAATAGAAAAAGCGTCAGACTGGATCTGTAATCCAAGTAATGCTGACGAACTGTATGAAATTCTAAAGCAAGAGGAATGGCCTTTGACTAAGGAAGAGATCCTTAGCCTTTTTAAAGGCCGAGAAAACTCGACGAACTTACAAACTGGCTTCCAATGTGGAGCTTTGACCACGCGATCGATCAACCTGTCTAATGAGGACATTCGCTCTTTTTGGAATTGGTACAATTGCAGTGTTGATGACCGTGGATTCGCCAACAATATTCCGATTCCAGATTGGGTTTATGATCTTTACTATATTTCCTAG
- a CDS encoding LysR family transcriptional regulator produces MQLLAVALGMPIDHKNFEPIDTRQIQIFVALAQGGSLKAAASKIGITHSAVSHAVSNLERDLNAKLFQRKGKGLKLTGLGEIFLPEAVNILRLLGEMRLKINSKNASVGKCIRIACAHSFIQFAMPDILCEFQRCFPFAEIQLIPADRATCINKLEGGEVDAAILVNLPKRIKNLVDYHLFDDELKAVMSSEHKLAKSSAIPLHEFVKTSVYLHNSNSFTSHLIINEIHRWSFRSPDTQYVSNPEALRELVKMKLGISVLPQWGFRLGTDSERFVWREIEGLNLKRSWHFAHLQRSVPDVFVNTLVGLCKSFPLVGEQRYYETHRAS; encoded by the coding sequence ATGCAATTGCTCGCAGTAGCACTAGGCATGCCAATTGATCATAAAAATTTCGAACCAATCGACACTAGACAAATCCAAATTTTTGTCGCGCTAGCACAAGGGGGTAGCCTGAAAGCGGCTGCATCAAAGATTGGTATAACACATTCAGCTGTGAGCCATGCGGTCAGTAATCTTGAGCGAGATCTTAACGCCAAGTTGTTTCAGAGAAAAGGAAAAGGCCTTAAACTTACTGGTCTCGGCGAAATATTCCTTCCAGAGGCGGTCAATATTCTTCGTCTTCTAGGCGAAATGCGATTAAAAATCAATAGCAAGAATGCGAGCGTTGGTAAATGTATACGCATTGCTTGTGCACATTCTTTTATTCAGTTTGCGATGCCAGACATTCTTTGTGAGTTCCAAAGATGCTTTCCGTTCGCTGAGATTCAGCTAATTCCTGCTGATCGAGCTACGTGTATTAATAAGTTGGAGGGTGGCGAAGTCGATGCGGCGATATTGGTCAATTTGCCAAAACGCATAAAGAACTTAGTCGATTACCACCTTTTTGATGACGAACTCAAAGCAGTGATGTCTTCAGAACATAAGCTTGCTAAATCATCAGCTATCCCTCTTCACGAGTTTGTTAAAACAAGTGTTTATTTGCACAACAGCAACAGTTTCACTTCTCATTTGATCATCAATGAAATCCACAGATGGTCGTTTAGATCCCCAGATACTCAATACGTTTCGAATCCAGAGGCCCTTCGAGAGCTTGTTAAAATGAAACTCGGTATTTCTGTGTTACCTCAATGGGGTTTTAGATTGGGAACTGACAGTGAAAGATTCGTATGGAGGGAAATAGAAGGCTTGAATTTAAAGAGGTCTTGGCACTTCGCTCATTTGCAAAGGAGTGTTCCAGATGTGTTTGTAAATACTTTAGTAGGACTATGCAAAAGTTTCCCTTTGGTGGGCGAGCAGAGATACTATGAAACTCATCGAGCCTCGTAA
- a CDS encoding sulfatase family protein, giving the protein MNKIYINKKWIRLIAIPLLVIGITNAQSEAERPNVILIMTDDQGWGDTGYNGHPHLKTPNLDRMSREGVRFDRFYSAAAMCSPTRGSVYTGRNPYRFGITFAMKGRLEETEIPITSVVKEAGYTTGHFGKWHLGTLSRTKGDQSRWGAFEEDPVRYYCPPWERDVDQSFVTESKVPTWDPLLHPGQIITRPTDGASVAGLKGSSYGNDYFVGEGQIETENMEGDDSRIIMDRAIPFIQKAVDRERSFFAVIWFHTPHSPVVGGDKYRAMYKEHPEDTQHYYACVTAMDEQVGRLRSTLSELGVADNTMLWFCSDNGPARQGSPRHVGSPGHLSGYKLSIQEGGIRVPGLLVWPDQIKKPITISEPCVTSDYFPTILSSLGIDLPNDRIYDGINLWPLIKGESNERTKPIGFLNKEAAEAVWMGSRYKLVSTPKGDQLFDIIEDPAERADLSASLPSLTQAMKHQLILWKTGVLAELDSIP; this is encoded by the coding sequence ATGAATAAGATTTATATAAACAAAAAATGGATACGATTAATCGCAATTCCGCTACTGGTTATTGGGATTACAAATGCACAATCTGAAGCTGAACGACCCAATGTTATCCTTATAATGACCGACGACCAGGGTTGGGGGGACACAGGATACAACGGGCACCCACACCTGAAAACGCCAAACCTCGATCGAATGAGTCGGGAAGGAGTCCGATTCGATCGCTTCTACTCGGCCGCCGCAATGTGCTCTCCAACCCGTGGCAGTGTTTACACCGGCCGCAACCCTTATCGTTTTGGAATTACCTTCGCTATGAAAGGAAGGCTCGAAGAGACCGAGATTCCGATCACATCAGTGGTCAAGGAAGCGGGCTATACAACGGGGCACTTTGGCAAATGGCATTTGGGCACTCTTTCTAGAACGAAGGGCGACCAGTCGCGTTGGGGGGCTTTCGAAGAGGATCCGGTTCGCTATTACTGCCCACCTTGGGAGCGTGATGTTGACCAAAGCTTTGTTACCGAATCGAAAGTGCCCACGTGGGACCCACTCCTCCATCCGGGACAGATTATAACGAGACCCACGGATGGTGCTTCCGTAGCAGGTCTTAAAGGTAGTTCGTATGGAAACGACTATTTTGTGGGCGAAGGACAAATTGAAACTGAAAACATGGAGGGCGATGATTCGCGGATAATCATGGATCGCGCCATTCCGTTTATCCAAAAGGCAGTTGATCGCGAGCGGTCTTTCTTCGCGGTTATATGGTTTCACACCCCTCATTCGCCTGTAGTGGGTGGAGACAAATACCGGGCCATGTACAAAGAGCACCCGGAAGATACGCAGCACTACTATGCGTGCGTGACTGCTATGGACGAGCAAGTCGGAAGATTGCGGTCGACGCTTTCCGAGCTCGGAGTAGCCGATAATACTATGCTCTGGTTTTGCTCAGACAATGGCCCGGCCCGCCAAGGGTCCCCCAGGCATGTCGGATCGCCTGGGCACCTTTCTGGGTACAAACTTTCCATTCAGGAAGGTGGCATCCGAGTTCCCGGATTGCTGGTTTGGCCAGACCAGATCAAAAAGCCCATTACCATTTCAGAGCCCTGTGTCACTTCCGACTACTTCCCGACGATACTGAGCAGTCTCGGTATCGATCTTCCCAATGACCGCATTTACGATGGGATCAATCTATGGCCACTCATAAAAGGGGAATCGAACGAGCGGACGAAGCCCATTGGTTTTCTAAACAAGGAGGCCGCTGAAGCGGTTTGGATGGGCTCGCGTTACAAATTAGTCTCAACACCTAAAGGCGATCAGCTTTTCGACATCATTGAGGATCCGGCCGAACGAGCAGATCTATCCGCTAGCCTGCCCTCATTAACACAAGCGATGAAACACCAACTCATTCTGTGGAAGACAGGTGTGCTGGCTGAACTGGATTCGATTCCATGA